ATTTTGATATAAATATAAGTAGTAAAAAGCTTAAATCTATTGAAGATTTTTTATTAGCCAAAGAAAGAACAGGAAAATATTTGCTAAAAAATGGAAAATATTTAGTCAAAAAACAATATAAAGTCATTTTATAAGCAAAAAAACCTCTTTTTAATTTATAATATTATGACTAATCAGGAAAGGAAATCATGGCGAAAAAAACTTTTAACAAAAGCTATTTTAGATACATTTTAGGAGCGATAATTTTAGGAATTGTAGTAGCTGTTCTTCTTTATCGTTTTCTTTTGCCATCCCCGACAATCAGATCTATTAGCTATTTCGATGAACAAATTAAAACAAATGCTTCATCTACAATGGATAATAAATTCTTTTGATCTGTAACATATGATGTAGAAAATTTTAGAATTAAAGTTGTAAATAATCCTGGAAATGCTAACTTTGCTCCTGAGATTTATCAGGTTGTTGCAAACCCTTATACTATAAATAAGTATATTGGTACTTTAGTTACTCCAGTTGATAGTAAATTACCATTGAGTGTAGAAGTAGTAGAAGCTACAAAAAGCCCTTATGTGCTACAAAATGTAGATAATTTTAATAATTTTATTAAACATATAGAAGTAACAGCTTCTGCAAATAATCTTACTTTAGCTCAAAACTATAAAGAGACTTTATCTTCAGTTTACAACATTTTAGGTGGAAATTTTGGAATTGTAAATACAGATAAAGTAAGACCAAACTTTTTTGTTGCTTACATTTTACCTTTATTACCTTGCATATTCTTTATTTTTATGTTCTATATGATCTGAAGAAGCTACAGATCTTCCAACTCAGGAGCTGGTTCATTCTTTAATCCAGGGAAAAACCAAGCTATTAAAATTACTTCAGATAAAAGATTTTCAGATGTTGCTGGAAATGCAGAAGTAAAAGAAGAAATTGAAGAGTTTGTAGACTATCTAAGAAATCCTAAAAAATATGCAGCAGCTGGTGCAAAAATACCAAAAGGTATCTTATTAGGTGGTCCTCCAGGAACAGGAAAAACTTTAATCGCTAAAGCAACAGCTGGTGAAGCAAATGTTCCATTTTTCTTTATTTCTGCTTCTAATTTTGTTGAGTTATATGTAGGAGTTGGAGCAAAAAGAGTTAGAGAATTATTTAAAGATGCTCGTGCAGAATCTCCTGCAATTATTTTTATAGATGAGTTAGATGCTATCGGACGTTCAAGAGGTTCAGGTATTGGTGGAGGTAATGATGAAAGAGAACAAACTCTTAACCAACTACTTGTTGAAATGGATGGTATGGTTGAAAATAGTGGATTATTAATAATTGCCGCAACCAATAGAACAGATGTTTTAGATCCAGCCCTTATGCGTCCAGGAAGATTTGATAGAACTGTTATTGTAAATTATCCTGATATTAAAGAAAGAGAAGAGATTTTAAAACTACATGCTAAAGGAAAAAGAATTTCTTCTAGCGTTCACTTCTCAAATGTAGCAAAAAGAACACCAGGATTTTCAGGTGCTCAATTAGAAAATGTTATTAATGAAGCCACTTTACTCTCTGTTAGAGAAAAAACAGATGTTATTACAAATGAACAAATTGATGAAGCAATAGATAGAGTAATAGGTGGGCCAGCTAAGAAAAATAGAGTTATTACTGAAGCAGAAAGAAAAATGGTTGCTTATCATGAAGCAGGACACGCTGTTGTCGGAGTTAAGATGAGAGCAGGAGCTAAAGTTCAAAAAATTACTATAATTCCTAGAGGTCAAGCAGGTGGTTATAATTTAATTCTTCCTGAAGAAGAAAAATACAATTCTACTAAATCAGAACTTTTAGCAACAATTGCAACTTTTATGGGAGGTAGAGCTTCCGAAGAAATTAAATACGGAAAAAACGAAATTTCTACAGGAGCAGCTAACGATATAGAAAAAGCAACAAAAATTGCTAGAAAAATGGTTACAGAATATGGTATGTCTTCATTAGGTCCTATTCAATATGAAGAAAACACAGGAAGTCCTTTCCTAGGTCGTGATTATGCAAAAAATACTTTATTTTCTTCAAATGTAGCACATGAAATAGATATTCAAGTTAGAGAAATTATTTCAAAAGCTTATACTCAAGCCTTAGAAATAATTCAAAATAATCTCGACTTATTAGAATTGATTAAAGATACACTACTTGAAAAAGAAACAATTGTTGCCGAAGAAATAGATTATTTAGTAAAACATATGAAACCTTTAGAAACGAAACCTAAAGAAGAAATTAATAAAAAATCACCAGATAAAATTCTTGATGAAATAATTTTAGAATCAAAAACAAAAGAACTGAAAAAAGAAGAAAAAGATGAAAAATCATCTTCAGAATCCTTTAAAAATGAAGAAAATTTTGAAGATAAATAAAATAACAAAAACAAGTAAATTTATAAAATTTGTCAAATAAATCTGTTTTATAACATTAAATTTTTATAATTTAATGTTCTTTTTATGTAAGGGGAAAAAATGTCAATAAATAAATTAACAGAACAAGAACAAGTAAGGTTAAAAAAATTAGAATTATTACATGAAAAAAACATTCAACCTTATTCAGAAACTAAATATGAAAATGATCAGTGAAAAAATATTGTATCTGAATTTTCAGCAATTTCTAAAGAGGAACTAGAGCAAAGAAATCATAATATAAATCTTTCAGGAAGAATTGTGGCAATGCGAGGACCATTTATTATAATAAATAGTTTTTTTGACAAAATTCAGTTGTATTATGATAAAAAATTACTTGAAATTAAAGAAAATAAAGATCTATATGAATTACTAGATTTAGGAGATATCATTCAAGTAAGAGGGGTTGTTTTTAAAACAAAAACAGGTGAATTATCTCTTAAAGTGCATACTTTACAACTTTTAACTAAAGCATTAAAACCCTTACCAGATAAGTTTCATGGAATTTCGGATATTGATGAAAAATATAGAAAACGTTACTTAGATTTAATTTCAAATCCAGAAACAAAACAAGTTTTCTTAACTAGAACAAAAATCATAAGTTTAATTAGACAATTCTTAGATAATTTAAATT
This Mycoplasma sp. 1654_15 DNA region includes the following protein-coding sequences:
- the ftsH gene encoding ATP-dependent zinc metalloprotease FtsH, which encodes MAKKTFNKSYFRYILGAIILGIVVAVLLYRFLLPSPTIRSISYFDEQIKTNASSTMDNKFFWSVTYDVENFRIKVVNNPGNANFAPEIYQVVANPYTINKYIGTLVTPVDSKLPLSVEVVEATKSPYVLQNVDNFNNFIKHIEVTASANNLTLAQNYKETLSSVYNILGGNFGIVNTDKVRPNFFVAYILPLLPCIFFIFMFYMIWRSYRSSNSGAGSFFNPGKNQAIKITSDKRFSDVAGNAEVKEEIEEFVDYLRNPKKYAAAGAKIPKGILLGGPPGTGKTLIAKATAGEANVPFFFISASNFVELYVGVGAKRVRELFKDARAESPAIIFIDELDAIGRSRGSGIGGGNDEREQTLNQLLVEMDGMVENSGLLIIAATNRTDVLDPALMRPGRFDRTVIVNYPDIKEREEILKLHAKGKRISSSVHFSNVAKRTPGFSGAQLENVINEATLLSVREKTDVITNEQIDEAIDRVIGGPAKKNRVITEAERKMVAYHEAGHAVVGVKMRAGAKVQKITIIPRGQAGGYNLILPEEEKYNSTKSELLATIATFMGGRASEEIKYGKNEISTGAANDIEKATKIARKMVTEYGMSSLGPIQYEENTGSPFLGRDYAKNTLFSSNVAHEIDIQVREIISKAYTQALEIIQNNLDLLELIKDTLLEKETIVAEEIDYLVKHMKPLETKPKEEINKKSPDKILDEIILESKTKELKKEEKDEKSSSESFKNEENFEDK